A segment of the Candidatus Methylomirabilis sp. genome:
TCAGTAGCGGATGTCGATGCCCCAGAGCTCCGCAAGCCAGTACCAGAGGGCGGACGTGGCGAAGGTGCCCGCGGTGGCGAGGAAGAGGGCCACCCCCAGGGGATTCAGGAGACGGCCGAGGCGAGGCAGCCACCGGCTCGTCGCGACCTTTGCCGCGACCAGCAAGAGCGTGAGCCATCCCAGGACCACGTGGGCAAAGACCCGCCGGGAGTGCGGATCCACGGTGGCTTCGGTCAGGCAATAGTAGGCCACGCCGAAAAAGATCACGAGGGCCGCGTCCCCCTGGACGCGATGCCACCGGGAGAGGGCCATCGGGCTCAGCGGGAGAAGCTGGTGCTTGCCCAGCACCTGGAGGATCGTCAGGACGTTGCCGAGGGCCAGGACAAAGACCGCCGTCGTGGCCACACTCTTCCAGAAGACGAAATCCATCCGCCCCTCTCCTGCCCCCTGCGGGCTTCCGACCGGGGAGGACTCGGCCTCCCCCGGACGGACCACCTCATCGGCTGAGATGCGCTTCGATCCGCTTGATGAACTCTCCCAGCAGCATCCGGCCCACGCCGGCGAGCATCCGCTGTCCCACGCTGGCGATGAGGCCGCCCACCTGCACCTCGGCGTCGATGCTGAAGGCGGTCCCGGACGGGTCCTCGCCCAGGCGAACGAGGGCCTCCCCCCGCAGGAACCCCGGGTTCCCGCTTCCCTCGACCTGGAGCCGGCAGCGCGAGGGGGGGTCCTGG
Coding sequences within it:
- a CDS encoding carbon monoxide dehydrogenase subunit G; translation: MKLQASYTLPVPRQRLWDLLLTPEELQQCLPGCERLTRVAPDTFEATLTIGAAAVKGTYTGRLQILDQDPPSRCRLQVEGSGNPGFLRGEALVRLGEDPSGTAFSIDAEVQVGGLIASVGQRMLAGVGRMLLGEFIKRIEAHLSR
- a CDS encoding DUF6529 family protein; translation: MDFVFWKSVATTAVFVLALGNVLTILQVLGKHQLLPLSPMALSRWHRVQGDAALVIFFGVAYYCLTEATVDPHSRRVFAHVVLGWLTLLLVAAKVATSRWLPRLGRLLNPLGVALFLATAGTFATSALWYWLAELWGIDIRY